A genomic stretch from Arachis stenosperma cultivar V10309 chromosome 3, arast.V10309.gnm1.PFL2, whole genome shotgun sequence includes:
- the LOC130967768 gene encoding uncharacterized protein LOC130967768 isoform X2 — translation MSADTTVSSYWLNWRFFLCVLWIFSSMALASYLLWRYEGFEQSEPESTDDQPEPASLVYEDEAWNTCLIGIDPSWLLSYRIISFLVLLALIIANVAADGAEIFYFYTQWTFVLVIIYFGVGSCFSFYGCYYKQNKIEGSTVNHAYLDAEQGIPKSPNVHQHPHAREIAGAWGYIFQIIFQICAGAVMLTDSVFWLILYPLLTAKDYNLDIFMFFMHSINVVFVLGDTTLNCMRFPKFRFAYFMLWTCIFVIFQWILHACVSMWWPYPFLDLSSSFAPLWYLAVALMHIPCYGIFSILVRLKHYWLSRSFPGSCRFVPW, via the exons ATGAGTGCAGATACTACTGTATCAAGTTATTGGTTGAATTGGAGGTTCTTTTTGTGTGTACTATGGATTTTCTCCTCTATGGCTTTAGCATCTTATCTACTATGGAGATACGAAGGATTCGAGCAATCGGAGCCAGAGAGCACAGATGATCAGCCAGAACCGGCTTCATTGGTTTATGAAGATGAAGCATGGAATACATGTCTTATTGGAATTGATCCTTCTTGGCTGCTAAGTTACAGAATCATTTCATTTCTTGTGCTTTTGGCTTTGATCATCGCCAATGTTGCGGCCGATGGAGCTGAAATTTTTTACTTCTACACTCA ATGGACCTTTGTTTTGGTCATCATTTACTTTGGG GTTGGATCATGTTTCTCCTTTTATGGATGttattataaacaaaataaaattgaaggtAGCACAGTGAATCATGCTTATTTGGATGCAGAGCAAGGCATTCCCAAGAGTCCAAATGTTCATCAGCATCCCCATGCTCGCGAAATTGCCGGTGCATGGGGTTACATTTTCCAAATAATTTTTCAG ATTTGTGCAGGTGCTGTAATGCTCACTGACTCTGTGTTCTGGCTTATCCTCTATCCGTTGCTGACAGCCAAAGACTACAATCTCGATATT TTTATGTTTTTCATGCACTCCATTAACGTTGTTTTCGTGCTCGGTGACACAACACTGAATTGCATG AGATTTCCAAAGTTTCGATTTGCATATTTTATGCTGTGGACGTGCATATTTGTGATTTTTCAGTGGATCCTCCATGCTTGTGTTTCAATGTG GTGGCCTTATCCTTTTCTTGACTTGTCATCCTCATTTGCACCCTTATG GTACCTAGCCGTGGCTCTAATGCATATTCCATGCTACGGCATATTCTCCATACTAGTGAGGCTGAAGCATTATTGGTTATCAAGATCGTTTCCTGGGTCCTGCCGTTTTGTTCCCTGGTAG
- the LOC130967768 gene encoding uncharacterized protein LOC130967768 isoform X3, with amino-acid sequence MLRPMELKFFTSTLSKLRWTFVLVIIYFGVGSCFSFYGCYYKQNKIEGSTVNHAYLDAEQGIPKSPNVHQHPHAREIAGAWGYIFQIIFQICAGAVMLTDSVFWLILYPLLTAKDYNLDIFMFFMHSINVVFVLGDTTLNCMRFPKFRFAYFMLWTCIFVIFQWILHACVSMWWPYPFLDLSSSFAPLWYLAVALMHIPCYGIFSILVRLKHYWLSRSFPGSCRFVPW; translated from the exons ATGTTGCGGCCGATGGAGCTGAAATTTTTTACTTCTACACTCAGTAAGCTTCG ATGGACCTTTGTTTTGGTCATCATTTACTTTGGG GTTGGATCATGTTTCTCCTTTTATGGATGttattataaacaaaataaaattgaaggtAGCACAGTGAATCATGCTTATTTGGATGCAGAGCAAGGCATTCCCAAGAGTCCAAATGTTCATCAGCATCCCCATGCTCGCGAAATTGCCGGTGCATGGGGTTACATTTTCCAAATAATTTTTCAG ATTTGTGCAGGTGCTGTAATGCTCACTGACTCTGTGTTCTGGCTTATCCTCTATCCGTTGCTGACAGCCAAAGACTACAATCTCGATATT TTTATGTTTTTCATGCACTCCATTAACGTTGTTTTCGTGCTCGGTGACACAACACTGAATTGCATG AGATTTCCAAAGTTTCGATTTGCATATTTTATGCTGTGGACGTGCATATTTGTGATTTTTCAGTGGATCCTCCATGCTTGTGTTTCAATGTG GTGGCCTTATCCTTTTCTTGACTTGTCATCCTCATTTGCACCCTTATG GTACCTAGCCGTGGCTCTAATGCATATTCCATGCTACGGCATATTCTCCATACTAGTGAGGCTGAAGCATTATTGGTTATCAAGATCGTTTCCTGGGTCCTGCCGTTTTGTTCCCTGGTAG
- the LOC130967768 gene encoding uncharacterized protein LOC130967768 isoform X1 yields the protein MSFMAGSEGHTWQPTMSADTTVSSYWLNWRFFLCVLWIFSSMALASYLLWRYEGFEQSEPESTDDQPEPASLVYEDEAWNTCLIGIDPSWLLSYRIISFLVLLALIIANVAADGAEIFYFYTQWTFVLVIIYFGVGSCFSFYGCYYKQNKIEGSTVNHAYLDAEQGIPKSPNVHQHPHAREIAGAWGYIFQIIFQICAGAVMLTDSVFWLILYPLLTAKDYNLDIFMFFMHSINVVFVLGDTTLNCMRFPKFRFAYFMLWTCIFVIFQWILHACVSMWWPYPFLDLSSSFAPLWYLAVALMHIPCYGIFSILVRLKHYWLSRSFPGSCRFVPW from the exons ATGAGTTTCATGGCAGGATCTGAAGGCCATACTTGGCAACCAACCATGAGTGCAGATACTACTGTATCAAGTTATTGGTTGAATTGGAGGTTCTTTTTGTGTGTACTATGGATTTTCTCCTCTATGGCTTTAGCATCTTATCTACTATGGAGATACGAAGGATTCGAGCAATCGGAGCCAGAGAGCACAGATGATCAGCCAGAACCGGCTTCATTGGTTTATGAAGATGAAGCATGGAATACATGTCTTATTGGAATTGATCCTTCTTGGCTGCTAAGTTACAGAATCATTTCATTTCTTGTGCTTTTGGCTTTGATCATCGCCAATGTTGCGGCCGATGGAGCTGAAATTTTTTACTTCTACACTCA ATGGACCTTTGTTTTGGTCATCATTTACTTTGGG GTTGGATCATGTTTCTCCTTTTATGGATGttattataaacaaaataaaattgaaggtAGCACAGTGAATCATGCTTATTTGGATGCAGAGCAAGGCATTCCCAAGAGTCCAAATGTTCATCAGCATCCCCATGCTCGCGAAATTGCCGGTGCATGGGGTTACATTTTCCAAATAATTTTTCAG ATTTGTGCAGGTGCTGTAATGCTCACTGACTCTGTGTTCTGGCTTATCCTCTATCCGTTGCTGACAGCCAAAGACTACAATCTCGATATT TTTATGTTTTTCATGCACTCCATTAACGTTGTTTTCGTGCTCGGTGACACAACACTGAATTGCATG AGATTTCCAAAGTTTCGATTTGCATATTTTATGCTGTGGACGTGCATATTTGTGATTTTTCAGTGGATCCTCCATGCTTGTGTTTCAATGTG GTGGCCTTATCCTTTTCTTGACTTGTCATCCTCATTTGCACCCTTATG GTACCTAGCCGTGGCTCTAATGCATATTCCATGCTACGGCATATTCTCCATACTAGTGAGGCTGAAGCATTATTGGTTATCAAGATCGTTTCCTGGGTCCTGCCGTTTTGTTCCCTGGTAG
- the LOC130969263 gene encoding uncharacterized protein LOC130969263 encodes MEELDQWKEQLLHLWSLAEEQLRQVPPVQLYAAAAVLVFTTLLLLSLRLLKRAKSNTIVLTGLSGAGKTVLFYQLRDGSIHGGTVTSMEPNEETFVLHSETTEKRKTKPVHVVDVPGHSRLRPKLDEYLPQAAGIVFVVDALDFLPNCRSASEYLYDILTKGSVVKKKIPLLILCNKTDKVTAHTKEFIRRQMEKEIDKLRASRSAISAADIKNEFTLGVPGEPFSFTQCYNKVTTADASGLTGEISQLEQFIREYVKP; translated from the exons ATGGAAGAATTGGACCAGTGGAAGGAACAGCTTCTCCACTTGTGGAGCCTAGCCGAAGAGCAACTCCGGCAGGTTCCCCCAGTTCAGCTCTACGCTGCCGCCGCCGTCCTCGTTTTCACCACCCTGCTGCTCCTATCAT TGCGGTTGTTGAAGCGTGCCAAGTCCAACACCATTGTATTGACTGGCCTAAGTGGCGCTGGCAAAACTGTTCTCTTCTATCAG CTTAGGGATGGCTCTATCCATGGGGGGACTGTTACGTCAATGGAACCTAATGAGGAGacttttgttcttcattctgaAACAACAGAG AAGCGGAAGACAAAACCCGTTCATGTTGTCGACGTCCCCGGACATTCTCGTCTTCGCCCCAAATTGGATGAATATTTGCCTCAGGCTGCTGGCATAGTTTTTGTTGTTGATGCTTTGGACTTCTTACCAAACTGCCGTTCTGCTTCAGA GTATCTATATGATATTTTGACAAAGGGAAGTGTTGTGAAGAAGAAGATTCCATTGCTTATTCTCTGCAACAAAACAGACAAGGTCACTGCTCATACAAAGGAGTTTATCCGCAGGCAGATGGAGAAGGAAAT CGACAAATTACGGGCATCAAGAAGTGCAATATCGGCAGCGGACATTAAAAATGAGTTCACCCTTGGGGTGCCTGGAGAACCATTTTCTTTTACCCAATGTTACAACAAAGTTACAACTGCAGATGCTTCTGGTTTAACTGGAGAGATATCTCAGTTGGAACAATTTATCAGAGAATATGTAAAGCCATAG